In bacterium, a single genomic region encodes these proteins:
- a CDS encoding glycosyltransferase family 4 protein, whose protein sequence is MKLCIVTQSVDANDAILGFFNRWISEFAKHAERVEVIANRVGRHAFPPNVAVYSLGKEAGFDRLRRYVNFFRFAFRAMRQTDAIFVHMIPAWVVLLYPFAALFRKPIYLWYTHKSVTLLLRIATLCATRVFTASEESFRLQTSKKVVTGHGIDTDFFVSGEFAHDPQQLKLLAVGRLSPTKDFRFIVDVLDVCRALVPQRVMLTVVGAPATNSDVRYAADLRAYIAQKGLTAFVDFVGAKSYHELPTLYQSHDVFIHASETGSIDKVVIEAMACGMPVVTTSEAFRGMLPAAYAALRKDVAVVAGMVAVLREGKRDQVLREIVLKHHNIKQTIGSMVDMMKDG, encoded by the coding sequence ATGAAACTCTGTATTGTTACGCAGTCTGTTGACGCGAACGACGCCATTCTCGGGTTTTTTAACCGATGGATTTCGGAGTTCGCGAAACATGCCGAAAGAGTGGAGGTTATCGCGAACCGCGTGGGGAGGCATGCCTTCCCGCCAAACGTCGCGGTATATTCGCTTGGCAAAGAGGCGGGCTTCGATCGTCTGCGGCGGTACGTTAATTTTTTCCGCTTCGCGTTTCGCGCTATGCGTCAAACTGACGCGATTTTTGTGCATATGATTCCCGCGTGGGTGGTGTTGCTCTATCCCTTTGCCGCCTTGTTTCGTAAGCCGATATATCTTTGGTATACGCATAAGTCCGTGACGTTGTTGCTTCGTATCGCAACGCTTTGTGCGACACGGGTGTTTACTGCGTCGGAAGAAAGTTTTCGGTTGCAGACATCAAAAAAAGTTGTTACCGGACACGGCATTGACACCGACTTTTTTGTCTCCGGCGAATTTGCGCATGACCCTCAACAACTGAAGCTCTTAGCAGTCGGACGGTTGTCGCCCACAAAAGATTTTCGGTTTATTGTTGACGTGCTTGATGTTTGCCGCGCGCTCGTGCCGCAACGCGTGATGCTGACGGTTGTGGGTGCCCCCGCAACTAACAGCGACGTGCGTTATGCTGCGGATTTGCGCGCGTATATTGCCCAGAAAGGACTCACCGCGTTTGTTGACTTTGTGGGCGCAAAAAGTTATCATGAATTACCGACGTTGTATCAATCGCATGATGTGTTTATCCACGCGAGCGAAACCGGTAGTATTGATAAGGTAGTTATAGAAGCAATGGCTTGCGGAATGCCTGTCGTAACGACAAGCGAGGCATTTCGTGGCATGTTACCTGCGGCATACGCTGCTTTGCGGAAAGACGTGGCGGTAGTGGCAGGCATGGTTGCCGTATTGCGGGAAGGGAAGCGCGACCAGGTATTGCGCGAGATTGTGCTTAAACATCACAACATTAAACAAACGATCGGCAGCATGGTTGACATGATGAAAGATGGCTAA
- a CDS encoding lysylphosphatidylglycerol synthase transmembrane domain-containing protein: MKKYYRIITVSLSLLLLWFLLAQMSFGDIMTLARNIRLPYLLAAFAMYGVVNAFRAARFWDLVARRIPLRRMIAITFAHAFVNSVAPARMGEFSYVYYVQRTGKVGLGVNVASLFISRAFDMLLTVAAMLVSVVFVARGLQNAQQLVFLSAAGFIVLLAVFFLFFFWETKVLWAINGLFELLRLKRYAFGSRMLEKVREIISTIAAGREPRLFARTFMWTMLVWAAIYFMLWFIALGLGLAIGFWQSVFMASLPTLASTLPFYTIGNFGLFEGAKTLALTLLGFGRELAISFSFLSHIAEIVMFAIPGIPAYLFLAVKKSGEDAQSPT, from the coding sequence ATGAAAAAATATTACCGCATAATCACTGTCAGCCTATCGTTGCTCCTGCTCTGGTTTCTTCTGGCGCAGATGAGTTTTGGCGATATTATGACGCTTGCGCGAAATATTCGATTGCCATATTTACTCGCGGCATTTGCTATGTATGGAGTAGTGAACGCGTTCCGCGCGGCGCGGTTTTGGGATCTTGTTGCGAGGCGTATTCCATTGCGGCGCATGATAGCGATTACTTTCGCGCATGCATTTGTGAACAGCGTTGCGCCGGCGCGGATGGGGGAGTTCTCTTATGTCTATTACGTACAGCGCACCGGAAAAGTGGGTCTTGGTGTGAATGTCGCATCGCTTTTTATTTCGCGCGCGTTTGATATGCTTTTAACTGTCGCGGCGATGCTTGTCTCTGTCGTCTTTGTCGCGCGGGGACTCCAAAATGCCCAACAGCTTGTTTTTCTTTCCGCCGCGGGATTCATCGTATTGCTCGCGGTGTTTTTTCTTTTCTTTTTTTGGGAGACGAAGGTGCTTTGGGCGATTAACGGACTTTTTGAGTTGTTGCGGCTGAAGCGTTATGCCTTCGGTAGCCGCATGTTGGAGAAAGTTCGGGAGATTATCTCCACGATTGCCGCCGGCCGTGAACCACGGTTATTCGCGCGGACGTTCATGTGGACCATGCTTGTCTGGGCCGCGATTTATTTTATGCTGTGGTTTATCGCGCTGGGCTTGGGTCTCGCAATCGGTTTTTGGCAGTCCGTATTTATGGCGAGTTTGCCGACGCTCGCTTCAACTTTGCCGTTCTACACCATCGGCAATTTCGGATTGTTTGAAGGAGCAAAAACATTGGCGTTGACGCTGCTTGGTTTCGGGCGCGAGCTCGCAATCTCTTTCAGTTTTCTTTCGCATATCGCGGAAATCGTCATGTTTGCAATTCCGGGTATCCCCGCGTACCTTTTTCTTGCGGTAAAAAAATCCGGCGAGGATGCGCAATCTCCCACATGA